One genomic region from Prionailurus bengalensis isolate Pbe53 chromosome C1, Fcat_Pben_1.1_paternal_pri, whole genome shotgun sequence encodes:
- the SEMA6C gene encoding semaphorin-6C isoform X3: MPRAPRFMPLLLLLLSLPHTQAAFPQDPLPLLTSDLQGTSPLSWFRGLEDDAVVAELGLDFQRFLTLNRTLLVAARDHVFSFDLQAQEAGEGLVPNKYLTWRSQDMENCVVRGKLTDECHNYIRVLVPWDSQTLLACGTNSFSPVCRSYGITSLQQEGEELSGQARCPFDATQSNVAIFAEGSLYSATAADFQASDAVVYRSLGPQPPLRSAKYDSKWLREPHFVHALEHGDHVYFFFREVSVEDARLGRVQFSRVARVCKRDMGGSPRALDRHWTSFLKLRLNCSVPGDSTFYFDVLQALTGPVNLYGRSALFGVFTTQTNSIPGSAVCAFYLDDIEHAFEGKFKEQRSLDGAWTPVSEDRVPSPRPGSCAGVGVAALFPSSRDLPDDVLTFIKAHPLLDPAVPPATHQPLLTLTSRALLTQLAVDGRAGPYGNTTVLFLGSEDGTVLKVLPPGGPSGGPEPILLEEINAYSPARCSGKRVAQTARRVIGLELDTEGHRLFVAFSGCIIYLPLSRCARHGACQRSCLASQDPYCGWHSSRGCVDIRGPGGTDVDPAGNQESTEHSDCQDGATGSQSGTGDSAYAGVRRDLPPASASLSVPIPLLLACAAAAFALGASVSGLLVSCACRRAHRRRSKDVETPGLPRPLSLRSLARLHGAGPEPPQSKDGDGAQPPQLYTTFLPPPEGVAPPELACLPTPESTPELPAKHLRHAGGPWEWNQNGNNAKEGQGRARGGNAAGGPAPRVLVRPPPPGCPGQAVEVTTLEELLRYLHGPQPPRKGAEPLAAAAFTSRALPPEPSPTPTLFAGPSLLPRECGPPLRLDVPPEGKCAAPSTRPALSAPAPRLGVGGGRRTPFPTHRAPPALLTRVPSGGPSRYCGGPGRHLLYLGRPEGYRGRALKRVDVEKPQLPPKPPLVAPSPPPAIPNGSHFHF; this comes from the exons ATGCCCCGTGCCCCCCGCTTCATGCCcttgctgctcctgctgctctcACTTCCCCATACCCAGGCTGCCTTCCCCCAGGACCCCCTCCCTCTGCTGACCTCTGACCTGCAAG GGACTTCCCCATTATCCTGGTTCCGGGGCCTGGAGGATGATGCTGTGGTTGCCGAACTTGGGCTGGACTTTCAGAGATTCCTGACCTTGAACCGGACCTTGCTAGTGGCTGCCCG GGATCACGTTTTCTCCTTCGATCTTCAAgcccaggaggcaggggaggggctggtgcCCAACAAG TATCTAACATGGCGGAGCCAAGACATGGAGAACTGTGTTGTGCGGGGAAAGCTGACG GACGAGTGCCACAACTATATTCGTGTTCTTGTTCCCTGGGACTCCCAGACACTCCTTGCCTGTGGAACGAACTCATTCAGCCCCGTGTGCCGCAGCTATGGG ATAACTTCGCTGCAGCAGGAGGGTGAAGAGCTGAGTGGGCAGGCTCGATGCCCCTTTGATGCCACCCAGTCCAACGTGGCCATCTTTGCAG AGGGCAGCCTATACTCAGCCACAGCTGCGGATTTCCAGGCCAGTGATGCTGTGGTTTACAGAAGCCTTGGGCCTCAGCCCCCACTCCGCTCGGCCAAGTACGACTCCAAGTGGCTCAGAG AGCCACACTTCGTCCATGCCTTGGAGCACGGAGACCATGTCTACTTCTTCTTCCGAGAGGTCTCGGTGGAGGATGCTCGGCTGGGAAGG gtgcagTTCTCCAGGGTGGCCCGAGTATGTAAACGTGACATGGGCGGCTCACCTCGGGCCTTGGACCGCCACTGGACATCCTTCCTGAAGCTGCGGCTCAACTGCTCTGTTCCTGGAGATTCTACCTTCTATTTTGACGTCTTACAGGCCTTAACTGGGCCTGTGAACTTGTATGGCCGCTCTGCTCTCTTTGGGGTCTTCACCACGCAGACCAATAG CATCCCTGGCTCTGCGGTCTGTGCCTTCTACCTGGATGATATCGAGCATGCGTTTGAGGGCAAGTTCAAGGAGCAGAGGAGTCTGGATGGGGCCTGGACACCCGTATCTGAAGACAGGGTTCCCTCCCCCAG GCCAGGATCCTGTGCAGGTGTAGGTGTGGCTGCCTTGTTCCCCTCTTCCAGAGATCTCCCTGACGACGTTCTGACCTTTATCAAGGCTCACCCACTGCTGGACCCGGCCGTGCCACCTGCTACCCATCAGCCTCTGCTCACCCTCACCAGCAG GGCTCTACTGACCCAGTTAGCTGTGGATGGTAGGGCTGGTCCCTACGGTAACACCACAGTCCTGTTCCTGGGCTCCGAAGATGGGACAGTGCTGAAGGTACTGCCCCCAGGGGGGCCATCAGGGGGCCCTGAGCCCATCCTGTTGGAAGAAATCAATGCCTACAGCCCTGCCAG GTGCAGTGGGAAGCGGGTGGCCCAAACGGCAAGGCGGGTCATAGGGCTGGAGCTGGACACTGAAGGTCACAGGCTCTTTGTGGCTTTTTCTGGCTGCATCATCTACCTCCCTCTCAGTCGGTGTGCCCGGCACGGGGCCTGTCAGAG GAGCTGTCTGGCTTCTCAGGACCCATACTGTGGATGGCACAGCTCCAGAGGCTGTGTGGATATCAGGGGACCTGGTGG GACTGATGTGGATCCGGCTGGGAACCAGGAATCCACGGAGCACAGTGACTGCCAAG ATGGAGCTACTGGGAGTCAGTCTGGTACAGGGGATTCTGCTTATG CAGGCGTGCGCCGGGACCtccccccagcctcagcctcccTCTCCGTCCCCATCCCACTCCTCCTGGCCTGTGCTGCCGCAGCCTTCGCTCTGGGCGCCTCGGTCTCTGGCCTCCTGGTCTCCTGCGCGTGCCGCCGAGCCCACCGACGTCGGAGCAAGGACGTCGAGACTCCGGGGCTCCCGCGCCCTCTCTCCCTTCGCAGCTTGGCCCGGCTGCACGGTGCGGGCCCGGAGCCGCCGCAGTCCAAGGACGGAGACGGGGCGCAGCCGCCCCAGCTCTACaccaccttcctgcctccccccgAGGGCGTGGCCCCGCCGGAGCTGGCCTGCCTGCCCACGCCGGAGTCCACGCCCGAGCTGCCGGCCAAGCACCTCCGCCACGCCGGGGGCCCCTGGGAGTGGAACCAGAACGGGAACAATGCCAAGGAGGGCCAGGGCCGCGCGCGGGGCGGGAACGCGGCGGGCGGCCCCGCGCCCCGCGTGCTGGTgaggccgccgccgcccggcTGTCCCGGGCAGGCGGTGGAGGTCACCACCCTGGAAGAACTGCTGCGCTACCTGCACGGTCCGCAGCCACCCAGGAAGGGGGCCGAGCCCCTGGCCGCGGCCGCGTTTACCTCGCGGGCGCTCCCGCCGgaacccagccccacccccaccctgttcgcgggccccagcctcctgccccggGAGTGTGGCCCGCCGTTGAGGCTGGACGTGCCCCCCGAGGGCAAGTGCGCGGCCCCCTCCACGCGGCCCGCGCTCTCCGCCCCCGCTCCCAGGCTAGGGGTCGGAGGCGGCCGCAGAACGCCCTTCCCCACGCATCGTGCCCCCCCGGCCCTGCTCACTCGGGTCCCCTCGGGGGGCCCCTCCAGGTACTGTGGGGGGCCCGGGAGACATCTTCTGTACCTGGGCCGGCCGGAGGGCTATCGGGGCCGCGCCCTAAAGAGGGTGGACGTCGAGAAGCCGCAGCTGCCCCCGAAGCCACCCCTCGTCGCGCCCTCCCCCCCGCCGGCCATCCCCAACGGCAgccattttcacttttaa
- the SEMA6C gene encoding semaphorin-6C isoform X2, translating to MPRAPRFMPLLLLLLSLPHTQAAFPQDPLPLLTSDLQGTSPLSWFRGLEDDAVVAELGLDFQRFLTLNRTLLVAARDHVFSFDLQAQEAGEGLVPNKYLTWRSQDMENCVVRGKLTDECHNYIRVLVPWDSQTLLACGTNSFSPVCRSYGITSLQQEGEELSGQARCPFDATQSNVAIFAEGSLYSATAADFQASDAVVYRSLGPQPPLRSAKYDSKWLREPHFVHALEHGDHVYFFFREVSVEDARLGRVQFSRVARVCKRDMGGSPRALDRHWTSFLKLRLNCSVPGDSTFYFDVLQALTGPVNLYGRSALFGVFTTQTNSIPGSAVCAFYLDDIEHAFEGKFKEQRSLDGAWTPVSEDRVPSPRPGSCAGVGVAALFPSSRDLPDDVLTFIKAHPLLDPAVPPATHQPLLTLTSRALLTQLAVDGRAGPYGNTTVLFLGSEDGTVLKVLPPGGPSGGPEPILLEEINAYSPARCSGKRVAQTARRVIGLELDTEGHRLFVAFSGCIIYLPLSRCARHGACQRSCLASQDPYCGWHSSRGCVDIRGPGGTDVDPAGNQESTEHSDCQDGATGSQSGTGDSAYVLLGPGPSPETPSPLSDAHPRPQSSTIGAHTQGVRRDLPPASASLSVPIPLLLACAAAAFALGASVSGLLVSCACRRAHRRRSKDVETPGLPRPLSLRSLARLHGAGPEPPQSKDGDGAQPPQLYTTFLPPPEGVAPPELACLPTPESTPELPAKHLRHAGGPWEWNQNGNNAKEGQGRARGGNAAGGPAPRVLVRPPPPGCPGQAVEVTTLEELLRYLHGPQPPRKGAEPLAAAAFTSRALPPEPSPTPTLFAGPSLLPRECGPPLRLDVPPEGKCAAPSTRPALSAPAPRLGVGGGRRTPFPTHRAPPALLTRVPSGGPSRYCGGPGRHLLYLGRPEGYRGRALKRVDVEKPQLPPKPPLVAPSPPPAIPNGSHFHF from the exons ATGCCCCGTGCCCCCCGCTTCATGCCcttgctgctcctgctgctctcACTTCCCCATACCCAGGCTGCCTTCCCCCAGGACCCCCTCCCTCTGCTGACCTCTGACCTGCAAG GGACTTCCCCATTATCCTGGTTCCGGGGCCTGGAGGATGATGCTGTGGTTGCCGAACTTGGGCTGGACTTTCAGAGATTCCTGACCTTGAACCGGACCTTGCTAGTGGCTGCCCG GGATCACGTTTTCTCCTTCGATCTTCAAgcccaggaggcaggggaggggctggtgcCCAACAAG TATCTAACATGGCGGAGCCAAGACATGGAGAACTGTGTTGTGCGGGGAAAGCTGACG GACGAGTGCCACAACTATATTCGTGTTCTTGTTCCCTGGGACTCCCAGACACTCCTTGCCTGTGGAACGAACTCATTCAGCCCCGTGTGCCGCAGCTATGGG ATAACTTCGCTGCAGCAGGAGGGTGAAGAGCTGAGTGGGCAGGCTCGATGCCCCTTTGATGCCACCCAGTCCAACGTGGCCATCTTTGCAG AGGGCAGCCTATACTCAGCCACAGCTGCGGATTTCCAGGCCAGTGATGCTGTGGTTTACAGAAGCCTTGGGCCTCAGCCCCCACTCCGCTCGGCCAAGTACGACTCCAAGTGGCTCAGAG AGCCACACTTCGTCCATGCCTTGGAGCACGGAGACCATGTCTACTTCTTCTTCCGAGAGGTCTCGGTGGAGGATGCTCGGCTGGGAAGG gtgcagTTCTCCAGGGTGGCCCGAGTATGTAAACGTGACATGGGCGGCTCACCTCGGGCCTTGGACCGCCACTGGACATCCTTCCTGAAGCTGCGGCTCAACTGCTCTGTTCCTGGAGATTCTACCTTCTATTTTGACGTCTTACAGGCCTTAACTGGGCCTGTGAACTTGTATGGCCGCTCTGCTCTCTTTGGGGTCTTCACCACGCAGACCAATAG CATCCCTGGCTCTGCGGTCTGTGCCTTCTACCTGGATGATATCGAGCATGCGTTTGAGGGCAAGTTCAAGGAGCAGAGGAGTCTGGATGGGGCCTGGACACCCGTATCTGAAGACAGGGTTCCCTCCCCCAG GCCAGGATCCTGTGCAGGTGTAGGTGTGGCTGCCTTGTTCCCCTCTTCCAGAGATCTCCCTGACGACGTTCTGACCTTTATCAAGGCTCACCCACTGCTGGACCCGGCCGTGCCACCTGCTACCCATCAGCCTCTGCTCACCCTCACCAGCAG GGCTCTACTGACCCAGTTAGCTGTGGATGGTAGGGCTGGTCCCTACGGTAACACCACAGTCCTGTTCCTGGGCTCCGAAGATGGGACAGTGCTGAAGGTACTGCCCCCAGGGGGGCCATCAGGGGGCCCTGAGCCCATCCTGTTGGAAGAAATCAATGCCTACAGCCCTGCCAG GTGCAGTGGGAAGCGGGTGGCCCAAACGGCAAGGCGGGTCATAGGGCTGGAGCTGGACACTGAAGGTCACAGGCTCTTTGTGGCTTTTTCTGGCTGCATCATCTACCTCCCTCTCAGTCGGTGTGCCCGGCACGGGGCCTGTCAGAG GAGCTGTCTGGCTTCTCAGGACCCATACTGTGGATGGCACAGCTCCAGAGGCTGTGTGGATATCAGGGGACCTGGTGG GACTGATGTGGATCCGGCTGGGAACCAGGAATCCACGGAGCACAGTGACTGCCAAG ATGGAGCTACTGGGAGTCAGTCTGGTACAGGGGATTCTGCTTATG TGCTTCTGGGTCCTGGCCCTTCCCCTGAGACCCCCAGCCCCCTCAGTGATGCCCACCCCCGGCCCCAGTCTTCCACTATTGGAGCTCACACTCAGG GCGTGCGCCGGGACCtccccccagcctcagcctcccTCTCCGTCCCCATCCCACTCCTCCTGGCCTGTGCTGCCGCAGCCTTCGCTCTGGGCGCCTCGGTCTCTGGCCTCCTGGTCTCCTGCGCGTGCCGCCGAGCCCACCGACGTCGGAGCAAGGACGTCGAGACTCCGGGGCTCCCGCGCCCTCTCTCCCTTCGCAGCTTGGCCCGGCTGCACGGTGCGGGCCCGGAGCCGCCGCAGTCCAAGGACGGAGACGGGGCGCAGCCGCCCCAGCTCTACaccaccttcctgcctccccccgAGGGCGTGGCCCCGCCGGAGCTGGCCTGCCTGCCCACGCCGGAGTCCACGCCCGAGCTGCCGGCCAAGCACCTCCGCCACGCCGGGGGCCCCTGGGAGTGGAACCAGAACGGGAACAATGCCAAGGAGGGCCAGGGCCGCGCGCGGGGCGGGAACGCGGCGGGCGGCCCCGCGCCCCGCGTGCTGGTgaggccgccgccgcccggcTGTCCCGGGCAGGCGGTGGAGGTCACCACCCTGGAAGAACTGCTGCGCTACCTGCACGGTCCGCAGCCACCCAGGAAGGGGGCCGAGCCCCTGGCCGCGGCCGCGTTTACCTCGCGGGCGCTCCCGCCGgaacccagccccacccccaccctgttcgcgggccccagcctcctgccccggGAGTGTGGCCCGCCGTTGAGGCTGGACGTGCCCCCCGAGGGCAAGTGCGCGGCCCCCTCCACGCGGCCCGCGCTCTCCGCCCCCGCTCCCAGGCTAGGGGTCGGAGGCGGCCGCAGAACGCCCTTCCCCACGCATCGTGCCCCCCCGGCCCTGCTCACTCGGGTCCCCTCGGGGGGCCCCTCCAGGTACTGTGGGGGGCCCGGGAGACATCTTCTGTACCTGGGCCGGCCGGAGGGCTATCGGGGCCGCGCCCTAAAGAGGGTGGACGTCGAGAAGCCGCAGCTGCCCCCGAAGCCACCCCTCGTCGCGCCCTCCCCCCCGCCGGCCATCCCCAACGGCAgccattttcacttttaa
- the SEMA6C gene encoding semaphorin-6C isoform X4 codes for MPRAPRFMPLLLLLLSLPHTQAAFPQDPLPLLTSDLQGTSPLSWFRGLEDDAVVAELGLDFQRFLTLNRTLLVAARDHVFSFDLQAQEAGEGLVPNKYLTWRSQDMENCVVRGKLTDECHNYIRVLVPWDSQTLLACGTNSFSPVCRSYGITSLQQEGEELSGQARCPFDATQSNVAIFAEGSLYSATAADFQASDAVVYRSLGPQPPLRSAKYDSKWLREPHFVHALEHGDHVYFFFREVSVEDARLGRVQFSRVARVCKRDMGGSPRALDRHWTSFLKLRLNCSVPGDSTFYFDVLQALTGPVNLYGRSALFGVFTTQTNSIPGSAVCAFYLDDIEHAFEGKFKEQRSLDGAWTPVSEDRVPSPRPGSCAGVGVAALFPSSRDLPDDVLTFIKAHPLLDPAVPPATHQPLLTLTSRALLTQLAVDGRAGPYGNTTVLFLGSEDGTVLKVLPPGGPSGGPEPILLEEINAYSPARCSGKRVAQTARRVIGLELDTEGHRLFVAFSGCIIYLPLSRCARHGACQRSCLASQDPYCGWHSSRGCVDIRGPGGTDVDPAGNQESTEHSDCQDGATGSQSGTGDSAYGVRRDLPPASASLSVPIPLLLACAAAAFALGASVSGLLVSCACRRAHRRRSKDVETPGLPRPLSLRSLARLHGAGPEPPQSKDGDGAQPPQLYTTFLPPPEGVAPPELACLPTPESTPELPAKHLRHAGGPWEWNQNGNNAKEGQGRARGGNAAGGPAPRVLVRPPPPGCPGQAVEVTTLEELLRYLHGPQPPRKGAEPLAAAAFTSRALPPEPSPTPTLFAGPSLLPRECGPPLRLDVPPEGKCAAPSTRPALSAPAPRLGVGGGRRTPFPTHRAPPALLTRVPSGGPSRYCGGPGRHLLYLGRPEGYRGRALKRVDVEKPQLPPKPPLVAPSPPPAIPNGSHFHF; via the exons ATGCCCCGTGCCCCCCGCTTCATGCCcttgctgctcctgctgctctcACTTCCCCATACCCAGGCTGCCTTCCCCCAGGACCCCCTCCCTCTGCTGACCTCTGACCTGCAAG GGACTTCCCCATTATCCTGGTTCCGGGGCCTGGAGGATGATGCTGTGGTTGCCGAACTTGGGCTGGACTTTCAGAGATTCCTGACCTTGAACCGGACCTTGCTAGTGGCTGCCCG GGATCACGTTTTCTCCTTCGATCTTCAAgcccaggaggcaggggaggggctggtgcCCAACAAG TATCTAACATGGCGGAGCCAAGACATGGAGAACTGTGTTGTGCGGGGAAAGCTGACG GACGAGTGCCACAACTATATTCGTGTTCTTGTTCCCTGGGACTCCCAGACACTCCTTGCCTGTGGAACGAACTCATTCAGCCCCGTGTGCCGCAGCTATGGG ATAACTTCGCTGCAGCAGGAGGGTGAAGAGCTGAGTGGGCAGGCTCGATGCCCCTTTGATGCCACCCAGTCCAACGTGGCCATCTTTGCAG AGGGCAGCCTATACTCAGCCACAGCTGCGGATTTCCAGGCCAGTGATGCTGTGGTTTACAGAAGCCTTGGGCCTCAGCCCCCACTCCGCTCGGCCAAGTACGACTCCAAGTGGCTCAGAG AGCCACACTTCGTCCATGCCTTGGAGCACGGAGACCATGTCTACTTCTTCTTCCGAGAGGTCTCGGTGGAGGATGCTCGGCTGGGAAGG gtgcagTTCTCCAGGGTGGCCCGAGTATGTAAACGTGACATGGGCGGCTCACCTCGGGCCTTGGACCGCCACTGGACATCCTTCCTGAAGCTGCGGCTCAACTGCTCTGTTCCTGGAGATTCTACCTTCTATTTTGACGTCTTACAGGCCTTAACTGGGCCTGTGAACTTGTATGGCCGCTCTGCTCTCTTTGGGGTCTTCACCACGCAGACCAATAG CATCCCTGGCTCTGCGGTCTGTGCCTTCTACCTGGATGATATCGAGCATGCGTTTGAGGGCAAGTTCAAGGAGCAGAGGAGTCTGGATGGGGCCTGGACACCCGTATCTGAAGACAGGGTTCCCTCCCCCAG GCCAGGATCCTGTGCAGGTGTAGGTGTGGCTGCCTTGTTCCCCTCTTCCAGAGATCTCCCTGACGACGTTCTGACCTTTATCAAGGCTCACCCACTGCTGGACCCGGCCGTGCCACCTGCTACCCATCAGCCTCTGCTCACCCTCACCAGCAG GGCTCTACTGACCCAGTTAGCTGTGGATGGTAGGGCTGGTCCCTACGGTAACACCACAGTCCTGTTCCTGGGCTCCGAAGATGGGACAGTGCTGAAGGTACTGCCCCCAGGGGGGCCATCAGGGGGCCCTGAGCCCATCCTGTTGGAAGAAATCAATGCCTACAGCCCTGCCAG GTGCAGTGGGAAGCGGGTGGCCCAAACGGCAAGGCGGGTCATAGGGCTGGAGCTGGACACTGAAGGTCACAGGCTCTTTGTGGCTTTTTCTGGCTGCATCATCTACCTCCCTCTCAGTCGGTGTGCCCGGCACGGGGCCTGTCAGAG GAGCTGTCTGGCTTCTCAGGACCCATACTGTGGATGGCACAGCTCCAGAGGCTGTGTGGATATCAGGGGACCTGGTGG GACTGATGTGGATCCGGCTGGGAACCAGGAATCCACGGAGCACAGTGACTGCCAAG ATGGAGCTACTGGGAGTCAGTCTGGTACAGGGGATTCTGCTTATG GCGTGCGCCGGGACCtccccccagcctcagcctcccTCTCCGTCCCCATCCCACTCCTCCTGGCCTGTGCTGCCGCAGCCTTCGCTCTGGGCGCCTCGGTCTCTGGCCTCCTGGTCTCCTGCGCGTGCCGCCGAGCCCACCGACGTCGGAGCAAGGACGTCGAGACTCCGGGGCTCCCGCGCCCTCTCTCCCTTCGCAGCTTGGCCCGGCTGCACGGTGCGGGCCCGGAGCCGCCGCAGTCCAAGGACGGAGACGGGGCGCAGCCGCCCCAGCTCTACaccaccttcctgcctccccccgAGGGCGTGGCCCCGCCGGAGCTGGCCTGCCTGCCCACGCCGGAGTCCACGCCCGAGCTGCCGGCCAAGCACCTCCGCCACGCCGGGGGCCCCTGGGAGTGGAACCAGAACGGGAACAATGCCAAGGAGGGCCAGGGCCGCGCGCGGGGCGGGAACGCGGCGGGCGGCCCCGCGCCCCGCGTGCTGGTgaggccgccgccgcccggcTGTCCCGGGCAGGCGGTGGAGGTCACCACCCTGGAAGAACTGCTGCGCTACCTGCACGGTCCGCAGCCACCCAGGAAGGGGGCCGAGCCCCTGGCCGCGGCCGCGTTTACCTCGCGGGCGCTCCCGCCGgaacccagccccacccccaccctgttcgcgggccccagcctcctgccccggGAGTGTGGCCCGCCGTTGAGGCTGGACGTGCCCCCCGAGGGCAAGTGCGCGGCCCCCTCCACGCGGCCCGCGCTCTCCGCCCCCGCTCCCAGGCTAGGGGTCGGAGGCGGCCGCAGAACGCCCTTCCCCACGCATCGTGCCCCCCCGGCCCTGCTCACTCGGGTCCCCTCGGGGGGCCCCTCCAGGTACTGTGGGGGGCCCGGGAGACATCTTCTGTACCTGGGCCGGCCGGAGGGCTATCGGGGCCGCGCCCTAAAGAGGGTGGACGTCGAGAAGCCGCAGCTGCCCCCGAAGCCACCCCTCGTCGCGCCCTCCCCCCCGCCGGCCATCCCCAACGGCAgccattttcacttttaa
- the SEMA6C gene encoding semaphorin-6C isoform X8 — protein sequence MENCVVRGKLTDECHNYIRVLVPWDSQTLLACGTNSFSPVCRSYGITSLQQEGEELSGQARCPFDATQSNVAIFAEGSLYSATAADFQASDAVVYRSLGPQPPLRSAKYDSKWLREPHFVHALEHGDHVYFFFREVSVEDARLGRVQFSRVARVCKRDMGGSPRALDRHWTSFLKLRLNCSVPGDSTFYFDVLQALTGPVNLYGRSALFGVFTTQTNSIPGSAVCAFYLDDIEHAFEGKFKEQRSLDGAWTPVSEDRVPSPRPGSCAGVGVAALFPSSRDLPDDVLTFIKAHPLLDPAVPPATHQPLLTLTSRALLTQLAVDGRAGPYGNTTVLFLGSEDGTVLKVLPPGGPSGGPEPILLEEINAYSPARCSGKRVAQTARRVIGLELDTEGHRLFVAFSGCIIYLPLSRCARHGACQRSCLASQDPYCGWHSSRGCVDIRGPGGTDVDPAGNQESTEHSDCQDGATGSQSGTGDSAYVLLGPGPSPETPSPLSDAHPRPQSSTIGAHTQAGVRRDLPPASASLSVPIPLLLACAAAAFALGASVSGLLVSCACRRAHRRRSKDVETPGLPRPLSLRSLARLHGAGPEPPQSKDGDGAQPPQLYTTFLPPPEGVAPPELACLPTPESTPELPAKHLRHAGGPWEWNQNGNNAKEGQGRARGGNAAGGPAPRVLVRPPPPGCPGQAVEVTTLEELLRYLHGPQPPRKGAEPLAAAAFTSRALPPEPSPTPTLFAGPSLLPRECGPPLRLDVPPEGKCAAPSTRPALSAPAPRLGVGGGRRTPFPTHRAPPALLTRVPSGGPSRYCGGPGRHLLYLGRPEGYRGRALKRVDVEKPQLPPKPPLVAPSPPPAIPNGSHFHF from the exons ATGGAGAACTGTGTTGTGCGGGGAAAGCTGACG GACGAGTGCCACAACTATATTCGTGTTCTTGTTCCCTGGGACTCCCAGACACTCCTTGCCTGTGGAACGAACTCATTCAGCCCCGTGTGCCGCAGCTATGGG ATAACTTCGCTGCAGCAGGAGGGTGAAGAGCTGAGTGGGCAGGCTCGATGCCCCTTTGATGCCACCCAGTCCAACGTGGCCATCTTTGCAG AGGGCAGCCTATACTCAGCCACAGCTGCGGATTTCCAGGCCAGTGATGCTGTGGTTTACAGAAGCCTTGGGCCTCAGCCCCCACTCCGCTCGGCCAAGTACGACTCCAAGTGGCTCAGAG AGCCACACTTCGTCCATGCCTTGGAGCACGGAGACCATGTCTACTTCTTCTTCCGAGAGGTCTCGGTGGAGGATGCTCGGCTGGGAAGG gtgcagTTCTCCAGGGTGGCCCGAGTATGTAAACGTGACATGGGCGGCTCACCTCGGGCCTTGGACCGCCACTGGACATCCTTCCTGAAGCTGCGGCTCAACTGCTCTGTTCCTGGAGATTCTACCTTCTATTTTGACGTCTTACAGGCCTTAACTGGGCCTGTGAACTTGTATGGCCGCTCTGCTCTCTTTGGGGTCTTCACCACGCAGACCAATAG CATCCCTGGCTCTGCGGTCTGTGCCTTCTACCTGGATGATATCGAGCATGCGTTTGAGGGCAAGTTCAAGGAGCAGAGGAGTCTGGATGGGGCCTGGACACCCGTATCTGAAGACAGGGTTCCCTCCCCCAG GCCAGGATCCTGTGCAGGTGTAGGTGTGGCTGCCTTGTTCCCCTCTTCCAGAGATCTCCCTGACGACGTTCTGACCTTTATCAAGGCTCACCCACTGCTGGACCCGGCCGTGCCACCTGCTACCCATCAGCCTCTGCTCACCCTCACCAGCAG GGCTCTACTGACCCAGTTAGCTGTGGATGGTAGGGCTGGTCCCTACGGTAACACCACAGTCCTGTTCCTGGGCTCCGAAGATGGGACAGTGCTGAAGGTACTGCCCCCAGGGGGGCCATCAGGGGGCCCTGAGCCCATCCTGTTGGAAGAAATCAATGCCTACAGCCCTGCCAG GTGCAGTGGGAAGCGGGTGGCCCAAACGGCAAGGCGGGTCATAGGGCTGGAGCTGGACACTGAAGGTCACAGGCTCTTTGTGGCTTTTTCTGGCTGCATCATCTACCTCCCTCTCAGTCGGTGTGCCCGGCACGGGGCCTGTCAGAG GAGCTGTCTGGCTTCTCAGGACCCATACTGTGGATGGCACAGCTCCAGAGGCTGTGTGGATATCAGGGGACCTGGTGG GACTGATGTGGATCCGGCTGGGAACCAGGAATCCACGGAGCACAGTGACTGCCAAG ATGGAGCTACTGGGAGTCAGTCTGGTACAGGGGATTCTGCTTATG TGCTTCTGGGTCCTGGCCCTTCCCCTGAGACCCCCAGCCCCCTCAGTGATGCCCACCCCCGGCCCCAGTCTTCCACTATTGGAGCTCACACTCAGG CAGGCGTGCGCCGGGACCtccccccagcctcagcctcccTCTCCGTCCCCATCCCACTCCTCCTGGCCTGTGCTGCCGCAGCCTTCGCTCTGGGCGCCTCGGTCTCTGGCCTCCTGGTCTCCTGCGCGTGCCGCCGAGCCCACCGACGTCGGAGCAAGGACGTCGAGACTCCGGGGCTCCCGCGCCCTCTCTCCCTTCGCAGCTTGGCCCGGCTGCACGGTGCGGGCCCGGAGCCGCCGCAGTCCAAGGACGGAGACGGGGCGCAGCCGCCCCAGCTCTACaccaccttcctgcctccccccgAGGGCGTGGCCCCGCCGGAGCTGGCCTGCCTGCCCACGCCGGAGTCCACGCCCGAGCTGCCGGCCAAGCACCTCCGCCACGCCGGGGGCCCCTGGGAGTGGAACCAGAACGGGAACAATGCCAAGGAGGGCCAGGGCCGCGCGCGGGGCGGGAACGCGGCGGGCGGCCCCGCGCCCCGCGTGCTGGTgaggccgccgccgcccggcTGTCCCGGGCAGGCGGTGGAGGTCACCACCCTGGAAGAACTGCTGCGCTACCTGCACGGTCCGCAGCCACCCAGGAAGGGGGCCGAGCCCCTGGCCGCGGCCGCGTTTACCTCGCGGGCGCTCCCGCCGgaacccagccccacccccaccctgttcgcgggccccagcctcctgccccggGAGTGTGGCCCGCCGTTGAGGCTGGACGTGCCCCCCGAGGGCAAGTGCGCGGCCCCCTCCACGCGGCCCGCGCTCTCCGCCCCCGCTCCCAGGCTAGGGGTCGGAGGCGGCCGCAGAACGCCCTTCCCCACGCATCGTGCCCCCCCGGCCCTGCTCACTCGGGTCCCCTCGGGGGGCCCCTCCAGGTACTGTGGGGGGCCCGGGAGACATCTTCTGTACCTGGGCCGGCCGGAGGGCTATCGGGGCCGCGCCCTAAAGAGGGTGGACGTCGAGAAGCCGCAGCTGCCCCCGAAGCCACCCCTCGTCGCGCCCTCCCCCCCGCCGGCCATCCCCAACGGCAgccattttcacttttaa